The Haloplanus sp. CK5-1 genome segment GGGACCACACCGGCCCCACGGACCGGGAAGGGTCGTCGTCGACACACCGGCCTCGGGGTCGCCGGGATGGCTACTCGACCTCCGTCTTGACCACCGTCACGGGCGTCTCCGACAAGCGAACGACGCGGTCGGTGACGCTCCCGAGGAGGCTCCGGTACTCCTCGGGGTGGCGGCGCGTCCCGAGGACGGCCAGATCCGCGTCGTTCTCGGTGGCGTAGTCGACGATCACCTCGTGTGGCCGGCCGTGTCGGAGCGCCTCGACCACCTCGACGCCGCGGTCGGCCGCCTGCGTCCGCACCGCCGCGAGTGCGTCCTCACCGACCTCTTCCAGTCCGTGTTCCGGCCCCTCCCGCTCGTCGACGTACTCGTCGCCGCTGTACGCCGAGTAGACGTCCTCGTCGACGACGAAGAGGGCGTGAACCACGGCGTCGTGGAGCGACGCCAGTCGGATGGCGTGTGTCGTCGCGTTCTTGGAGCCGATTTCGCCGTCGGTAGCGAGCAGGATGTCGTCGTACATGTTTCGACGTTCGACACGATCGGTGAAAAATTCACCCGGTGACTCCCGGACGCCGATACTGCGCCAAGCGGAGCGTTGAAGACGGTCGGCCGCGCCTGTCGGGACATGACTCAGGTTATCGACGGCGACGCGGTCGCGAGCGACGTCCGCGACGGACTCGGTGACGCCATCGCGACGCTCGACGACGCGGGCGTCACGCCGACGCTCGCCACCGTACTGATGAGCGACGACCCCGCGAGCGAGACGTACGTCTCGATGAAACAGCAGGACTGCGAGGAGGTGGGTATCGAGGCGCTGGACGTGGAACTGGACCCCGAGGCACCCGCGGAGGAACTGTTCGACACCGTCGAGGACCTGAACGCCGATCCGGACGTCAACGGCATCCTCGTCCAGATGCCCGTCCCGGACCACGTCTCCGACCGCGACGTGATCCGGGCTATCGACCCCGAGAAGGACGTCGACGGCTTCCACCCCGAGAACGTCGGCCGACTGGTCGCGGGCGACCCCGTGTTCAAGCCGTGTACGCCCCACGGCGTCCTGAAACTCCTCGACGCGGCCGACGTGGAGACCGAGGGCGCGGACGTGGCCGTCGTCGGGCGGTCGAACATCGTCGGCAAGCCCCTCGCCAACCTCCTGATCCAGAAGGCCGACTACGGCAACGCGACGGTGACCGTCTGTCACTCCCGGACCGACGACCTGGCCGAGAAGACCCGACGGGCGGACGTAGTCGTCGCCGCCGTCGGCGTGCCCGAACTCGTCGACGGGTCGATGCTCACCGAGGGGACCGTCGTCATCGACGTGGGCGTCAACCGGGTCGAACGCGACGGCGAGTCGACGCTCGTCGGCGACGTGGACTTCGAGAGCGCGAAAGAGGTGGCGAGCGCCATCACGCCCGTCCCCGGCGGTGTCGGACCGATGACCCGCGCGATGCTCCTGTACAACACGGTGACGGCTGCGAGTCGGCAGGCGGACGTGGCCGTCGACCTGCCGTAGCCGGTCACCGAAGCCGCTCGCGGGCGGCCGACAGCGACGACTCGTCGCCGTCGATCAGGTACGTGCCGACCTCCCGGGCCGCCCGAACCAGCGACTCGGCGTCGGCCGGCGACACGTCACCCTCGAGGGCGCGCACCCGCTTGATGCGTTCGTGGATCGAGCCGAGCGTGTGGCGGGCGGCCTCGTCGGGGTGTTCGTCCAACCAGTCGAGGACGTCACGGCGGTAGTCGGCGACGGCGTTGGCGTACGCCAGCCCGCGGGCCGGAGCCAGCGTCTCGGAGACGGCGTCCGGCGGCGGTCGCTCCCCGTCGTCGGCCCCGCGGAGCAGGGCGAGCAGGTAGCGCCGGTCGGCGTCGCTCGGATCACGTTCCCGGTGGAAGGCGTCGATCACCTGCAGGAGTTCGTTCGCCGCCAGGACGGTGTCGTCGAGCGGTTGGAGTTCGCCGGCGTCGACGAAGCCGCGGCGCCGGACGTACGCCCGCAGGTCGCGCTTGCAGTCGTCGACGACGTCGGACAGCGACCCCTCGTGTTCGGCGGTGCGATACGGCGTCAGATCGAGCGTCGCGGACGCGTCGGTGTGGAGGGTGCGGTCGTCGACGCCGACGCTCCGGAGGCTCTCACAGTCCGGACACGCCACGCTTCCGGTCTCGTAGTACGACCACCGGCAGCCACACGCCTGACACTCCCGCCGGCCGCGGACCTTCATGCTCGCCGTTCGCCCGGGGCGGACAAAAACGCGGCGGACCCTCACGCACGACCGACGTGCGCTCGGATGTTGGACTGGAGACACGTCTGACCGGGAGGCGGTAGTTTTATGATTCGATACCACTCAGAACCATGTGACGCTTCGTCTGGAGGGCCGAAGCGTCAGCGGGGACCAATCAGGGCGGCAACGTCACGCGATTTTCGCGTGGCTTGCTTTCCTTTTCCCGACGACTCGCACCGCGGAGCCACGCGTATCGGTGCCGTACGCGTCGCCATCCGGCGAGTAGGGCGACGGGGATCCGGGCGCAGTAGTGTCGATTCGTCGCGTGTACTCGCATAGAACCGTCCGGGCCGATGCGGAGACGTGCGGTCCGGGGAGTCCAGCGCGAGTTGCGGGACGCCGTCGCGGGACTCGGCGATCCGCACGAACCCGCGATCGACGCGGAGTTGCCGACCGACAGCGGGAGACACGGCGAGCGGCCGGGACCGACCCTCGACACGCTGGTCCCGCACTGGACGAGCGCTCGTTCGACGACCGAACGGACAGACGGGAACTCGCGGCGCGGCGAGACTGGGAGCGCCGGCAGGTCGGAGGCCGAGCCCTACTTCGTCCCCTCGGCCGTGGCGTCCTCGGCGGCCACGTCGTCGACGCCGTCCGAGGGGTCGAGGGTCCCGGGGTCGACGGCGAACGGCTGGATGGGTTCGGGAGCCATGAGTTCCGGGAGGACGATCCGTGAGAAGTGGATGATCGTCACGAGGAACATCGGGGCGAGGAAGATGCCGTACCAACCGAAGAGCAGCGGTCCGAGCGTGTACGCGATCATCAGGCTCCCGACGTGGAGGCTCCGACCGGAGACGTACGGTCGCAGGAGGAGGTCGGGGATGGTGTCGACGACGACGAAGGAGACGACGGCGAAGGTGCCGGCGAACCAGAGCGTGTTCGGGTCGGTCAGGAGACTCAGGACGGCGAGATAGGCGGCCACCGGGACGTATACGAGTTTCATCCCGACCATGGGGACCAGGCTCGCAACGCCGGCGAGGAGACCGACGAGGGCGGCGGCGGGAATCGCGACGCCGGCCGGCGCGTAGACGTTCAACACGGAGTAGACGAGAACGCCGATGGTCCCCGTGAACACCGCGTTGAGGATGTTCCCGAAGAAGATGGCCTTGAAGTCGCGGTCGACCGCCTTGCCGTACGACTGCAGGAGTCCGCGGTCGTCGCCGAACCTGTTGATCGACCACCGCGAGAGCCGACCGCCGTCACGGAGCAAGTAGAACGCGAGCGCGAACATCACGAACAGGTGGACCGCGCCGACGCCGAGAAACGCGACCGTGTCGACCGCCGAACCGAGCGACGCGAGCGCCGACGCGATGCCCTCGCCGGTGAGATACTCCTGTGGGTCGAGTTCGAGGAGCGTGGCGGGATCCGCGACGTTCTCGATCAACTCGGAGTCGACGAACGGTAGGGTCGACAGGAGGCCCATCCCGTCGTCGGCGTATCGCTGAAGCTGGTTCAGCGCGATACTCAGGGCGTAGACCACGAGCAGGAGTGCGGGGAGGGTGAGCGCGAACAGCGAGACGGCGGCCGCGAGGGTCGGCTGCCGGATCACCCGCCGGATCCGGCGGTAGATCGGTCGGGTGGCGTAGTAGATGAACACGCCGAAGACGAAGGTCCCGATAAACGAGTACACGACGTACATCAGTGCGGCCCCCAGCGCGACTCCGAACCCCCACCAGCCGAATCGATAGCGAGCGATCTCGAGGACCGACATGTGACTGACACGAACGAGCAGGGGGAAAAGTCTGCCGCGCGACGGGACCGGACGGGCCGTCAGGTCCAGCGGTCTAGCCCGGTCTGGACCAGCGCCGACTCGATGCGGTCGAAGCCGCGGGCAACCTCGTCGGCGTCGACGTCCCACTCCTCGGTCACGTAGGTTCGGGCGGCCGCCACGTCGGGGTCGAGGTCGGTGTCGAGGGCGTAGTCGTCGGTCACCGGCGGATCACGAAACAGGTCGCGCACCCGGTCGGCGTTCGCCACCCGCCAGCCCTCGGCGTCGAGGGCACCCCACAGGTCGCCGTGGGCCTCGACGGCCCGGAGTGCCGTCTTCGGGCCGACGCCGTCGACGCCAGGGTTGAAGTCGGTGCCACAGAGGATCGCTACGTCGATCAACTGTTCGAGGATGATCCCGTGGCGGTCGAGCGTCGCGCCGAGGTCCATCAGTTCCGGCTTCCCTTTGCTCGTCAACTGACGGAGTGTCAGCGGCGCGCCAAAGAGCAGGGTGTCGTAGTCCTCGCTCCCGGCGTAGTCGACGTCGCCGCGGCGGGCCATGTACGCCGCTTGTGCCTCACCCTCCGCGGGCGCGTCGACGACCGGCACGTCGAGGAGGGAGAGCAGGTCCCGGGTCGTCTCCAGGATCACGTCGGTGAGCCGCTGGGTGCGCGCATCGAGGCGGGCGGCCTCAACGGCGTCACCCCGCTGTTCGGCGTCGGCCAGTCGCTCCTCGGCACGCTCACGCTGTTCGCGGCGCTCGGCCACCTCGTCGTCTTTCAGGTCCGTGACGCCGCCGTCGAAGACGAACACGGGCGTCAGGTCGTGATCGAAGAACTTGGGGAGGCCCTGGACGACACCCACGAGGTTCGCCACCTCCTCGCCCGCCTCGGTGGTGTACACCTCGTCGTTCGTCCACTTGACCGTCGTCGTGAGATAGCGGTACAGCCAGTTGTGCGCGTCGACGGCGACGACGCTTCCCGCCACCTCCTCCCACGCCACCTCGGAGAGGGCGGCGAGTTGCCGCAGGTCTGCGTTACCCATCACCCCTCTGTACGGCGGCGTTCGATTTCAACGTCCGGGTTCGTCGCCGGGCGGGTCGACGACGGGCGGAGGGCCGGCGGCCCGCGCCTCGTCCAGTCGAGCGAGCGTCTCGTCGTCCAAGTCGCGCTCGCGGTAGCGGGCCAGGCCGTCTCGGTAGCCGTCGACGTCACGGGACGCGGGCCGGGGGGCGGGTCGCTCACAGACGAGTTCCGCCAGCCCCGTCTCCGTGCCGGTGAACGCGAACCCGGCGCGGTAGGCGGCGCGGTAGGCGGCGGGGTTGTTGACGGCGATGCGGACGCGGTCGTACCCCCGTTCGTCGGCGCGGGCGGCGACGAAGGCGAGGAGTCGGGAGCCGAGTCCCTCGCCGCGGCGGTCGGTCCGGACGGTGACGTAGCGGACACACAGGCGGCCGGGATCGGTGCGGTCGGCGCTGAACGACGCGGCCGCGAGGACGTCGTCGTAGTCGGTGTCGACGGCCGCCTTCGGGATGGGGTCCGAACCGGTGGAGTCCCCGTCGGCGTCGCGGGTGTCGCCTCCGTTCCGGTCGGCCGTCGCCGCTCGCACGACCGCCTTCCCGGTCGATCCGACGACGAACTTCCCGGCGTAGGCGAACCGTCGGTAGTCGAGGCGGAGCGTGGGTGCGTCGGGCGGCCAGCCGAGCAGGGCGAACCCCATGCGCGACCCAAGAGGTCGGCCCCGAAACCTTTGGCGCTCGGCCGCCCACGTCCACCCATGCACGGTCCCGGTGACGTGCGGTTCTTCGACGGTGTCGCGGCGCTCTACGACCGCTTCGCGCCCGCGACCGATCCGGAGCCGATCTGGACCGGTCTCGCCCGCGCCGATCGGCCGGTCGACCGGGTCGTCGACCTCGCGGGTGGGACCGGGCGGGCCGCACGCGCGGTGACGGCCGCCGCCGACTCGTCGCCCTCGGCCGTCGTCGTCGACGCCTCGGACGCCATGCTCCGGCGCGCCGCCGACCGCGGGACGCCGGCGATCCGCGGGGACGCCGGCCGCCTCCCGCTCCGGGACGGCTCCGTGGACGCCGTCGTCGTCCTCGACGCGCTCCACCACCTGCCTGCGCCCGGAGCCGCGCTGTCCGAAGCCGGCCGGGTTCTGCGGCCCGGGGGCGTGGTCGTGATTCGGGAGTTCGACCCCGACACGCTCCGCGGACGGGTGCTGGCGGCCAGCGAGCGCGCGATGGGCTTCGATTCCACGTTCCGCGGGCCGGACGCGACGGCCGACGCCGTCGCCGCCGCCGGGTTGGACGCGACGGTCCTCGACCGCGGCTTCGCCTTCACGGTCCTCGGAACGAAGCGAGGGAGCCATTAAGGGGCCGTCCGAACGCGGGCATATGGCAAACGCAGTCGCTGACTTCTTCGACCGTCGGCTGGACGGCCGGGCCGTCCCGATGGCGGTGGGTGACCTGCTCGTCATCGCCGCGCTGTTCGGCGCGGGGACCGTCTACCACAACGGAGTGGCCTTCGTCGCCTCGAACCCCGGCTACCTCGCCGGTACCATCGGTCCGTTCCTCGTGGGGTGGATCGTCGCCGCCCCCCTGCTCGGCGCGTACGCGCCCGGCGCGGCCGAGTCGTCGAAGGCAGCCGTCCCGCTGGCGATCCGGTCGTGGCTCCTCGCCGACGCCATCGCGATGGGGCTTCGGGCGACGCCGTTCGTCCGTGGCGGGGTCCAGTTGTCGTTCGTCCTCGTCTCGCTGGGTGTCGGCATCGTCGGCCTGGCACTCTGGCGGACGCTCCTGTTCAAACTTCGGTAGCGCGCGCGCCGTCCGGACCCCGGACGAGGAAGAGCGTCAGGCCGACCCCGCCGACCGCGATGGCGGCGAGGACGGCAAACAGCGCGTCGGCGTCGGCGTACGTGAGGACGGCACCCGCGATGGCCCCGCCGGCCGCACCGATCCCGAACACGCCGAGATACGTGTAGCCGTACGAGAGCCCACGCGTCCCGGCGGGGGTGTAGTCGGCGACGGTCGCCTGGTACATCGGCTGGGCGGCGAACAGCGTGATCCCCAACAACGCCCCGACGACGAACAGCGGACCGAGTCCCGCGTCGGCGACCGAGAGGAACGTCGCGGCGAGAACTGCGAGCGCCGTGAAGACGGCCACGAGACCGTACTCCGGCCGGAGACGGTCGGTGAGTTTGCCGCCGGCATACTGGCCGACGACGCCGACGAGCAAGAGTCCGGCGTAGAAGTATCGCTCGGGGTTGAGGGTGCGGTCGCCGCCGGCCACGACTCCCGGCAGGAGCGCCGAGAGTGGGATCGGCTCGAAGCCCGGGAGGTCGGCAAGGAGGTTCGGGAGGAACGTTAGCACACCGCGGTAGTAGAGCCCGGAACACATCACGACCGCGAAGACGACGACGAACGCACCGGCGAACAGGGTCCGTGACGCCGACCGGAACTCGGCGAGGGAGGCGACGCCGGTGTCGCCGCGAGCGTCGGCGTCGGCGTCGGCGGCAGCCGTCTCGTCGAACTCGGCACGGACGGCGTACACCCCGGCGAGGACGGCGGGGACCGCCAGCGCCGCGGCCACGGTCGACCAGCCGAGAACGAGCAACAGGAGTGCGGTCGCGAGCGGCCCGAACCCGATCCCGAGGTTACCGGCGATACCGTGGTACGCGAATCCGGTGCCGCGCTCCTCGACGCCGTTGCTGATGAGCGTCAGCCCCGCCGGGTGGTAGACGCTCGCCGCCGCCCCCCACACCAACAGGGCGAGCGTCACGGTCACCAGTCCCGGAGCGACGGCGAGGAGGAGGAACGATCCACTCATGCCGAACAGACAGGCACCGATGAGCGGTCGCGACCCGACACGGTCGGCGAGTACCCCGCCGGGGAGTGCACCGAGGCCGAACAGCCCGTACCCCGCGGTGACGATCAGGCCGAGCGTCGCCCCCGTGACGCCCACCTCCAGCCCGACCAGTCGAATCACGTCGAACTCGACCAGCCAGATCGAGACGAAGATCGGGATCGACAGCTCGTAGGTGTGGACCAACCCGTGTGCCAGCATCGTCAGGCCGACGATGGACCGGTCGTTCCCGTTCACACCCGCACGACGCCGTCGTGGGGCCTTAATTCCTGTCAAATAATATTAAAAATATAATGACAGTCGGTTGGGGTCCGTGGTCGATAGTGAGTCATAAGTTATAGACTGGTTTCGAGTACAATATTTAGAAACTCTACCGTGGCTACACGAAAATATTATATCGCCACGAAGTATAACAGGGAAATAGAGCCAACCATGACCGGATACTACGACTACGTCCTCGGAGCGATTCCCGGAGGGCTCGTCGGAGTCACCGCCCTCCTCGTCGTCGCCGGTGTGGACCTCTCGGTCGCGATGCCGGTCGGGGCCACCGTGGCGGCCCTCGTCGCCGGCCACGCGGTGTTCGTCAACGGTCCGGTGAAGGGGGACGCCGGAGCGACGACGGGGTCGACGCCGGACGGCTCCCCGGTGAACGCCGACTGAGACGGTGCAATAGTATAACTGCCCGCCGCCCGCAGTCGGAGACATGACGGACACGCTGTTCCTGACGAGCGAGGACGTGGCGGGGCTGGCGACGCCGGCGGAGTACGTCGACGCCGTCCGCGAGGGGTACCGTCAGCGCGGCGAGGGCGCGCCCGCCGAGCCACGGACGGCGCTCTACAACGAGGAGCCGCCGGGCCTGTTCACCTCGTATACGGCCGTCCTCCCCGACGACGGGGTGATGGGCGGGTACGTGTACAGCGCGGGGTTCGGCGAGGGCGACGCGTGGTTCGTGGCGCCGCTGTACGACGCCGAGTCGGGCGAGCCGCTCGCACTCGTGGACGGCGCGAGCATGAACCCGTTCAAGACGGGGGCGACCGGCGCCGTCGGCGTCGACGCCCTCGCCCGGCCGGACGCGTCGGCCGTCGCCGTCGTCGGGTCGGGCGCACAGGCCCGCGGCCAACTCCGGGCCGTCGCGGCGGTTCGGGACGTGGAGACGGTCTGGGTGTACTCGCCGACGAAAGACCACCGCGAGTCCTTCGCGGGCGAGATGGACCGCCGCCTCGACGCCAGCGTCGCCGCCGTCTCCTCGTCCGACGCCGCCGTGGAGGGAGCGGACGTCGTCGTCACGGCGACGAACGCCTCGGAGCCGGTGTTCGACGGCGACCTGCTCGACCCCGGCACGCACGTGACGGCCATGGGACAGTACCACCCCGAGAAGCGTGAACTCGACGACACGACCGTCGCCCGGTCGACGTACGTGATCGACCTCCGGGGGCGACTCGAACGGGACGCGGGGTCGTTCATACACGCCGTCGACTCGGGGGCGGTCGACGCCGACCACTGCCACGCCGAACTCGGCGAGGTGGTCGCCGGCGAGGCGCCGGGACGAACCGACGACGACGAGATCACCGTCTTCGACAGCGGCGGGACGGGCATCGAGACGGTCGCCGCCGCCGCGATGCTCTACGAGCGGGCTCGGGAGGCCGGGCTGGGCGAGTCCATCGCGTTCGCGCCCGCGAGCGAGGCGCTGACCGGCCGGGAGTGAATCACCGCAGGAGGACCCCGCCGGCGACGACACAGCACACTGCGGCCCCGACGACCGGGAGCGACGCGCCGACGACGACGACGCCCGTCGCCGTCCCGACCGCCGCGGTGAGAAAGAGGACGGTGGCGACGGCGAGCAACGTCTGCCCGGCGAGGCGGGTCGGTCGCACGCTCACTCCAGTCGGTAGCGCAACAGGGCAGCGATCCCGCCCAGATTCTTCAGGCGCTGTCCGGGTTCGAACTCGCCGGAGAAGACGACCACGTCGCCGCCCTGTCGCTCGACGGAGGTGACGACCTCGTCGGCGTCGACGTCCCAGTCGCCCCGCCCCTGGCGCTCCTCGCGGAGGCGGTCGTCGAGCACCAAGAGCGTCTCGACGGCACCGTACTCGGCGGCCTCGGCCACCGCCTCGATACCGTAGGTGGCCTTCTCGCCCGTCGCTATCTCCTCGGTCAGGTCGTCGATGAGTTCTGCCTCCCGTGCGATGCGCGTCTCGGTCTGGACCTCGTCGAGTGCCCCCCGCTTGAGCACCTCGTGGACACCCCGGTCGCCGACGCCGGACGTGTCGACGGTGGTGGTCTTCTCGGCGACATCGGCGTAATCGTCTTCGAGGTGATCTAGGGCGTCCCCTTTGGTGAAACCCGGCCCGGCGAGGATCACCGCGTCGGGGTCGAGGTGGGCGAGCGCCTCGCCCAGTTCGGCGAACAGTTCGGATCGGGGACGGGCGTACTCCCCCTTCCCCGTCGGGCGGGTGAAGGAGGCGTACTCCTCGGTGCCGTACTGGGCGACGGTGTGGACGTGGGCCTCCCCCTCCTCGACGGTGGCGATGGCCACGTCGGGGTTCTCGGCCGCGGCCTCGGCCTCCTCGATGCGCGCCATCTGATCCGGCTTGAAGTGTTTGATCACCGTCAGTTCGTCGTGTTCCTCGACGTTGAGAGTGTGGTGGTGGCCGAGTTGGTCCTCGCGGGAACAGCCGACGATGACGCCGCTCACGCGCAGGCGGTTGGCGAAGCGGGCGAACTCCACCTCCTCCACCTCCAGGGTGACGTGGAGGTGTTCGCGCTCCCCCCCGGTGTCGCGCATCTTGTCGTCGTCGCGCTGGATCCGGCGGCTCGTGTCCCCCTCAACGTCGTCGCCGGGTTCCAGGACGTACGAGAGGTGCCAGAGGTCGTCGACGTTCTCCGGGACGACCGTCAGCCGAGTGCGTCCCTCCTCGCCGCGACCACGGCTCTGGATTCGCATACGCCCACCTCGCCGTCCAGCGACTCATGCCTTGCCATTCCGCGTGGATCGACGGGACCGGTCGCGTCAGTCGTCGACGATGTCGCTTCGGCCGGCCGGCAGGAACTCCTGAATCCGGTCCGGACTCGCCACCTTGCGGACGAACGAGTCGTCCGCGAACCGCTCCTTGAACCGGCGGTAACACCGCTTCGCGGCGTCGTTCTGTGCGAACTTGCCGGGTTCGAGGCGGAGGGAGGCGGCCGCGCGGGGTTCGACGGCGCTCGCCGGGCCGCCGATCACCCGCGTCTCCGGTTCGCACTGGATACCGACGGCGACGCTCGCGCTCACGTCCCGGAAGTAGGTCCGGTCACCGCGGATGACGAACCCCCCTTTCTCGATGTACTCGCCGCTCTCGGGCGTCTTCGACACCTGATCGGGGTCGACCATGTACGCGTCGCCGGCGAAGCGGCCGTCCTTCCAGACCGACGAGTAGGAGACGGCGAACTGCGCCGCTTCGCGGAGGCTCGAGTCGGGGAACTCGACCTCGCGGGCGGACTCGCTCGGCCCAGTCGCCTTCAGCAGCGTCACTGGGCCGCCGTGGGCCTGCGCGTGGAAGAAGCGGTCGTTGCTCTCCATGTACTTCTTGACTATGGCCTCGTTCTCGTCGGCGTTCCGGCCGCCGATGACGAGAAAGCCGTCGCTCGTGTGGAACCAGCGGAACTCCTCGTACCACTGCTCGGGCTGTTTGATCGGGACCGACGACCGCGAGAGCCAGTCGACGTCCTCGAACGCGTCGTCCGCGTCGTCGTCGTCGTCGTCGGCCTCGTCGTCGGCCTCCCACTCGTCGCGGCGGCGCTCGACCGCCGCCAGTTCCTCGCGGGTGTTCTCGATGGCTTCGAGTGCGCCCTCCTTCTTGCCCTCGATGCGTTTCGCCTCGGTGTAGAGGCGATCCGCGTTCTTCTCGACGCCCGTCGAGGGGTCGACCGTGACGCGGGTCCCGTCGAGGTCTATCGTCACGGTCCCCTCCGCGGCGTCGACGTCGACGACGGCCTCGGCGGCCGGGATGCCCCGGTCGGCCCCCTCCGCAAGCGTCCCCTCGATGTCGTCCCAGGGGACGCTCTCCTCGCGAGCGGCCCGGACGGTCGAGATGACCTCGTCGACCAGGTCGTAGTTGGCGTACAGCGCCTCGGCGCGGTCGCGTTCGGCCTGGGCCTGCTCCTCGAACCCCTCGATGGCGCTCTCCTGCTGTTCGATGATGCGCTGCTGTTTGGCTATTTCGGCCTCGAAGTCCGGCCGGTCGGTCCCCGTCGTCTCCTCCTCCGGGTCGCGCTGCAGTCGGTGGAAGTAGTCGTCGAGGGCGGCGTTGAACGAGTCGAATCCGTCCGCGGACAGGTCGGCGCGCTCCTCCAAGGGGAACGGCGTCACGTCGACGACGCGGTCGTCCGCTACGTACACCCGCGGGTCGAAGTCGCCCGCCTCCAGACGGTCGGCGATCCGACCGATAGCGTCGTAGAGCGCCTCGTACTCGTCCTCGCCGGCGTCGGCGATGTCGAGCGTCTTCTCGACGCCCGCGCGAGTGCACACCTCCTCGCCGTAGAGGCCGCCGAAGTTGAGTTGGGTCGCGAGGGTCCGCACCACGTCGGTGTCCGACTCGTCCATCCGGCGGACGAAGGCGTCGTAGCCGATGCTCAGGGGGTGAACCCGGGAGTCGGGGAAGCCGTACTGCGACCCGGGGGCGACGGTCCTCGATTTCAGGCGAACCGTCTCCAGACTCCGGACCACCTCGCCGCTCTCGTCGAGGACGGCGACGTTGCCCTGGCCGAACAGTTCGGCCACGATGGTGGTGTCCTCGTCGTCGCGCTCGAACTCGAACTCAAGGATGCGGTCGAACTCGTACTGGGAGACGCCGGCGAAGTCGGCCCCGGAGAGCCGGTTCCGGAGCATCATCGCGAAGTTGGGCGGGCGTTCGGGCGCGTCGGCCACGCGGTCCGGGTCGGCGACGTGGGCCCGCTTCACGTCACCCACCTCGATCAGCAGTTCGATGCGGCCGCGGTCGAAATCGCGCATCCGGAACCGCAGGAGGTCGTCGTCGTAGAGGTAGACCTTGTCGACTTTCGCCCCCTCGTACCGGCCGAGTTCGGTGACGAGGGCCGCGAGGTCGACGCTGGTCAGTTCCCGCTTCGCGTCCATACCACGTCTTCTGGGGCGGGCGGAAAAGACGTGTCGTTGTGGCGGCGGTGAAATCGCGCCGGACAGCGCGACGCTACCCGCTCAGTCGTCGCTCAACACGCCCTCCGCGACCGCCATGTCGTCGACGTCGGGGTCGTCCTCGGAGGCCCGGAGGACGAACCGTTTCCTG includes the following:
- a CDS encoding ornithine cyclodeaminase family protein, with protein sequence MTDTLFLTSEDVAGLATPAEYVDAVREGYRQRGEGAPAEPRTALYNEEPPGLFTSYTAVLPDDGVMGGYVYSAGFGEGDAWFVAPLYDAESGEPLALVDGASMNPFKTGATGAVGVDALARPDASAVAVVGSGAQARGQLRAVAAVRDVETVWVYSPTKDHRESFAGEMDRRLDASVAAVSSSDAAVEGADVVVTATNASEPVFDGDLLDPGTHVTAMGQYHPEKRELDDTTVARSTYVIDLRGRLERDAGSFIHAVDSGAVDADHCHAELGEVVAGEAPGRTDDDEITVFDSGGTGIETVAAAAMLYERAREAGLGESIAFAPASEALTGRE
- a CDS encoding mRNA surveillance protein pelota, coding for MRIQSRGRGEEGRTRLTVVPENVDDLWHLSYVLEPGDDVEGDTSRRIQRDDDKMRDTGGEREHLHVTLEVEEVEFARFANRLRVSGVIVGCSREDQLGHHHTLNVEEHDELTVIKHFKPDQMARIEEAEAAAENPDVAIATVEEGEAHVHTVAQYGTEEYASFTRPTGKGEYARPRSELFAELGEALAHLDPDAVILAGPGFTKGDALDHLEDDYADVAEKTTTVDTSGVGDRGVHEVLKRGALDEVQTETRIAREAELIDDLTEEIATGEKATYGIEAVAEAAEYGAVETLLVLDDRLREERQGRGDWDVDADEVVTSVERQGGDVVVFSGEFEPGQRLKNLGGIAALLRYRLE
- the rqcH gene encoding ribosome rescue protein RqcH; this encodes MDAKRELTSVDLAALVTELGRYEGAKVDKVYLYDDDLLRFRMRDFDRGRIELLIEVGDVKRAHVADPDRVADAPERPPNFAMMLRNRLSGADFAGVSQYEFDRILEFEFERDDEDTTIVAELFGQGNVAVLDESGEVVRSLETVRLKSRTVAPGSQYGFPDSRVHPLSIGYDAFVRRMDESDTDVVRTLATQLNFGGLYGEEVCTRAGVEKTLDIADAGEDEYEALYDAIGRIADRLEAGDFDPRVYVADDRVVDVTPFPLEERADLSADGFDSFNAALDDYFHRLQRDPEEETTGTDRPDFEAEIAKQQRIIEQQESAIEGFEEQAQAERDRAEALYANYDLVDEVISTVRAAREESVPWDDIEGTLAEGADRGIPAAEAVVDVDAAEGTVTIDLDGTRVTVDPSTGVEKNADRLYTEAKRIEGKKEGALEAIENTREELAAVERRRDEWEADDEADDDDDDADDAFEDVDWLSRSSVPIKQPEQWYEEFRWFHTSDGFLVIGGRNADENEAIVKKYMESNDRFFHAQAHGGPVTLLKATGPSESAREVEFPDSSLREAAQFAVSYSSVWKDGRFAGDAYMVDPDQVSKTPESGEYIEKGGFVIRGDRTYFRDVSASVAVGIQCEPETRVIGGPASAVEPRAAASLRLEPGKFAQNDAAKRCYRRFKERFADDSFVRKVASPDRIQEFLPAGRSDIVDD